A window of Thermococcus alcaliphilus contains these coding sequences:
- a CDS encoding toprim domain-containing protein, whose protein sequence is MTIVDVRILVEGASDVEVVSKALQGLALGSEYNITISAIIPTTNLEIAKSAAAGADLLIIATDADRVGRELAERMFRELSELVGHVERMKIPLGHDLEHIDVELVRKEIKNTLVRAGLKSLQILPEYMALRNQLLDLKGKYEMLMQENEKLKNDYQELEGKYGELLEEYSKLVEENNKLKESLKKRANVFKISEIWKELFGETEPPEEKYIAEAVEKLNLGGKIIVGQGYIYSDDEDLVIELLRIVHLSLSIAESKEEKAEEKEETTEKLEEPIAEFENF, encoded by the coding sequence ATGACTATTGTTGATGTTAGAATTTTGGTGGAAGGAGCAAGTGATGTAGAAGTTGTAAGCAAGGCCCTTCAAGGCTTGGCTCTTGGTAGTGAGTACAACATAACAATCTCTGCAATAATTCCAACAACGAATCTGGAAATAGCTAAAAGTGCTGCAGCGGGGGCGGATTTACTAATAATAGCTACCGATGCAGATAGAGTTGGACGAGAACTGGCAGAGAGAATGTTTAGAGAGCTCAGCGAACTAGTTGGGCATGTAGAGAGAATGAAAATACCTCTGGGACATGATTTGGAGCACATAGACGTAGAACTTGTGAGAAAGGAAATCAAAAACACACTCGTAAGAGCAGGCCTAAAGAGTCTCCAGATTTTACCGGAATATATGGCACTGAGAAATCAGCTTCTTGACCTAAAAGGAAAATATGAGATGCTTATGCAGGAAAACGAGAAGCTCAAAAATGACTACCAAGAACTTGAGGGCAAGTATGGAGAGCTCCTTGAGGAATACAGCAAACTGGTTGAGGAGAACAACAAACTGAAAGAATCCTTAAAGAAAAGAGCCAATGTTTTTAAGATAAGTGAGATATGGAAAGAGCTCTTTGGAGAGACAGAGCCTCCAGAGGAGAAATACATAGCAGAGGCAGTTGAGAAACTCAACCTTGGCGGAAAAATCATTGTCGGGCAGGGGTACATATATTCAGATGATGAAGACCTAGTAATCGAGCTACTTAGAATAGTCCACTTAAGCCTTAGCATAGCAGAAAGCAAAGAGGAGAAAGCTGAAGAAAAGGAAGAAACTACAGAAAAATTAGAGGAACCCA
- the sfsA gene encoding DNA/RNA nuclease SfsA has translation MLLKLPIIECTFIRRLNRFVGLVEVNGELKKALITNTGRLEEFMIKGKKAFCIPKQGGKTEFVLIGFLEKNGRGAIIDTRTQARAFERAVELGLIRWLKGCRIKRREVRIGNSRLDYLLECNGEEIWVEMKSAVLREGDYAMYPDCPSVRGQKHIKELIRLRENGKRAMIIFIGALPGVRRFKPYIKGDPKIAELLKEAKKKGVEIRGISISLLPNGEVILENEDLVVEV, from the coding sequence GTGTTGCTAAAACTTCCGATAATCGAGTGCACGTTTATAAGGAGACTGAACAGATTTGTAGGATTGGTAGAGGTTAATGGAGAACTCAAAAAGGCGTTGATAACGAATACCGGCAGATTAGAAGAGTTCATGATTAAAGGAAAGAAAGCATTTTGCATTCCCAAACAAGGAGGGAAAACAGAGTTTGTTCTGATTGGATTTCTCGAAAAAAATGGGAGAGGAGCAATTATAGACACAAGAACTCAGGCAAGAGCCTTTGAAAGGGCTGTTGAGCTGGGACTGATCAGGTGGCTTAAAGGATGTAGGATCAAAAGGAGGGAAGTTAGAATCGGCAACTCTCGACTTGACTACCTCTTGGAGTGCAACGGGGAAGAGATCTGGGTGGAAATGAAAAGTGCCGTTTTGAGAGAGGGAGATTACGCAATGTACCCAGATTGTCCGAGTGTGAGGGGGCAGAAGCATATAAAAGAGCTGATACGCTTGAGGGAAAACGGCAAAAGGGCAATGATAATCTTTATAGGCGCTTTGCCGGGAGTTAGAAGGTTCAAACCCTACATCAAAGGCGACCCAAAAATTGCCGAGTTGTTAAAAGAAGCAAAGAAAAAGGGAGTAGAGATTAGAGGAATATCGATAAGCCTCCTCCCTAACGGGGAAGTAATTCTAGAAAACGAGGATCTTGTAGTTGAGGTGTAG